Proteins found in one Amblyraja radiata isolate CabotCenter1 chromosome 15, sAmbRad1.1.pri, whole genome shotgun sequence genomic segment:
- the ado gene encoding 2-aminoethanethiol dioxygenase isoform X1: MPRDNMASLIQKIARQARTTFKALPPADAGSFQANLAKLSKLLEKIQAEDLNLGPRRNGGPPPPQLGAHQGPPVTYMHICETDSFSMGVFLLQSGSCIPLHDHPGMHGLLKVLYGQVAIKCFDKEEEEKEEEEEEDEKEEEEEEDENEEAAAGSGADVQGVQFNPPLLQCQRAALRRSLRRSSDVLSEASDPCLLTPVQGNMHQIEARDGPAAFLDILAPPYDPDEGRDCHYFKMLQVSENAGDDSPESPQQQQQQQQPSQPIWLLEVPQPADFWCGGEPYPGPKVSPD; encoded by the coding sequence ATGCCTCGGGACAACATGGCTTCCTTGATCCAGAAGATCGCCCGTCAAGCTCGCACCACCTTCAAAGCGCTGCCGCCGGCCGACGCCGGCAGCTTCCAGGCCaatctggccaaactgagcaaactACTGGAGAAGATCCAGGCCGAGGATCTCAACCTGGGTCCCCGGAGGAACGGCGGGCCGCCTCCGCCCCAGCTCGGAGCTCACCAGGGACCCCCGGTCACCTACATGCACATCTGCGAGACCGACTCTTTCTCCATGGGGGTGTTCCTGCTGCAGAGCGGCTCCTGCATCCCGCTGCACGACCACCCGGGCATGCACGGCTTGCTCAAGGTGCTCTACGGCCAGGTGGCGATCAAGTGCTTCGACAAGGAGGAggaagagaaggaggaggaggaggaggaggacgagaaggaggaggaggaggaggaggacgagaACGAGGAGGCGGCGGCCGGATCTGGTGCGGACGTGCAAGGCGTGCAGTTCAACCCGCCGCTGTTGCAGTGCCAGCGAGCGGCGCTGCGGAGGTCCCTGCGGAGGTCGAGCGACGTGCTGAGCGAGGCGAGCGACCCATGCCTGTTGACCCCGGTGCAGGGCAACATGCACCAGATCGAAGCGAGGGACGGGCCAGCCGCCTTCCTGGACATACTGGCGCCTCCGTACGACCCGGACGAGGGAAGGGACTGTCACTACTTCAAAATGCTGCAGGTGTCGGAGAACGCGGGCGATGACAGCCCCGAGTcgcctcagcagcagcagcagcagcagcagccgtcgCAACCCATCTGGCTGCTGGAGGTGCCTCAACCAGCCGACTTCTGGTGCGGAGGGGAACCTTACCCTGGTCCCAAGGTCTCCCCTGACTGA
- the ado gene encoding 2-aminoethanethiol dioxygenase isoform X2, with protein sequence MPRDNMASLIQKIARQARTTFKALPPADAGSFQANLAKLSKLLEKIQAEDLNLGPRRNGGPPPPQLGAHQGPPVTYMHICETDSFSMGVFLLQSGSCIPLHDHPGMHGLLKVLYGQVAIKCFDKEEEEEEEEDENEEAAAGSGADVQGVQFNPPLLQCQRAALRRSLRRSSDVLSEASDPCLLTPVQGNMHQIEARDGPAAFLDILAPPYDPDEGRDCHYFKMLQVSENAGDDSPESPQQQQQQQQPSQPIWLLEVPQPADFWCGGEPYPGPKVSPD encoded by the exons ATGCCTCGGGACAACATGGCTTCCTTGATCCAGAAGATCGCCCGTCAAGCTCGCACCACCTTCAAAGCGCTGCCGCCGGCCGACGCCGGCAGCTTCCAGGCCaatctggccaaactgagcaaactACTGGAGAAGATCCAGGCCGAGGATCTCAACCTGGGTCCCCGGAGGAACGGCGGGCCGCCTCCGCCCCAGCTCGGAGCTCACCAGGGACCCCCGGTCACCTACATGCACATCTGCGAGACCGACTCTTTCTCCATGGGGGTGTTCCTGCTGCAGAGCGGCTCCTGCATCCCGCTGCACGACCACCCGGGCATGCACGGCTTGCTCAAGGTGCTCTACGGCCAGGTGGCGATCAAGTGCTTCGACAAGGAGGAg gaggaggaggaggaggaggacgagaACGAGGAGGCGGCGGCCGGATCTGGTGCGGACGTGCAAGGCGTGCAGTTCAACCCGCCGCTGTTGCAGTGCCAGCGAGCGGCGCTGCGGAGGTCCCTGCGGAGGTCGAGCGACGTGCTGAGCGAGGCGAGCGACCCATGCCTGTTGACCCCGGTGCAGGGCAACATGCACCAGATCGAAGCGAGGGACGGGCCAGCCGCCTTCCTGGACATACTGGCGCCTCCGTACGACCCGGACGAGGGAAGGGACTGTCACTACTTCAAAATGCTGCAGGTGTCGGAGAACGCGGGCGATGACAGCCCCGAGTcgcctcagcagcagcagcagcagcagcagccgtcgCAACCCATCTGGCTGCTGGAGGTGCCTCAACCAGCCGACTTCTGGTGCGGAGGGGAACCTTACCCTGGTCCCAAGGTCTCCCCTGACTGA